Proteins from a genomic interval of Rhipicephalus microplus isolate Deutch F79 chromosome 6, USDA_Rmic, whole genome shotgun sequence:
- the LOC142765838 gene encoding uncharacterized protein LOC142765838, giving the protein MSGRRYSDADYLSRAPVELSPPNDPNDECFLGIISAFEFAERQRADSELKSLVELLKGYLACSQTSHPLTTAYHPLTNGVTVRIKKTITYVLAMRVDVKQKTWDAILLYLRFAYNKVVQETTQMSSYMLVYGKNPASTLDAMLPNVAERENYDVTVYFRRAEET; this is encoded by the exons ATGAGTGGAAGAAGGTACTCTGACGCCGACTACCTGTCTCGTGCCCCCGTCGAACTATCTCCGCCGAACGACCCGAATGATGAGTGCTTCTTGGGAATTATAAGTGCCTTTGAATTCGCCGAACGACAACGAGCTGATTCGGAACTGAAAAGCCTTGTGGAACTCCTCAAGG GCTACTTGGCAtgcagccagacaagccaccccctgactacagcgtaccacccattGACCAACGGCGTCACCGTGCGGATAAAAAAGACAATCACCTACGTGTTGGCCATGCGAGTCGATGTCAAACagaagacgtgggacgccatccttcTGTACCTGAGGTTCGCATACAACAAGGTGgtacaggagacgacgcagatgtcgtcaTACATGTTAGTTTATGGAAAGAACCCGGCATCCACGCTCGATGCCATGCTACCAAACGTTGCTGAGAGAGAAAACTATGACGTGACTGTCTACTTTCGGCGCGCCGAAGAAACTTGA